One window of the Triticum dicoccoides isolate Atlit2015 ecotype Zavitan chromosome 3B, WEW_v2.0, whole genome shotgun sequence genome contains the following:
- the LOC119274210 gene encoding uncharacterized protein LOC119274210: protein MGFIKEFMEVQAHGNTKLHVIHTNDLHKAATTIEQYERHLQFKHHKIVGVDVDYTNDIGEDQKPALVQLSVSKNHPVLLFQLSAADKNCTKFDNFLADPRYTFAGFSIDGDIDMLGRVELEIAHFVDIQKEWRVPIATKPLDSLGDVSGILVHDYYNDMKKKLTNAEHRRWASMPLSMRHIEYAAKDAYAAYEIWSRLTIIQEGLCRAKLEKEQPKKRARS from the coding sequence ATGGGATTCATCAAGGAATTCATGGAGGTGCAGgcccacggcaacaccaagttgcacgtgaTCCACACCAATGACTTGCATAAGGCGGCGACCACCATCGAGCAGTACGAGCGACACCTCCAATTCAAGCACCACAAGATCGTCGGAGTTGATGTGGATTACACCAACGACATTGGCGAAGATCAGAAACCCGCCCTCGTCCAGCTCTCCGTCAGCAAGAATCATccggtgctgctcttccaactGAGCGCCGCCGACAAGAACTGCACCAagttcgacaacttcctcgccgaccccaggtacacgtTCGCTGGCTTCTCCATTGACGGTGACATAGACATGCTTGGCCGCGTCGAACTGGAGATCGCCcacttcgtcgacatccagaaggaatGGAGGGTGCCTATAGCTACCAAGCCTCTGGACTCCCTTGGGGACGTCTCAGGCATCCTTGTCCACGACTACTACAATGACATGAAGAAGAAGCTCACCAACGCAGAACACAGACGTTGGGCATCCATGCCCctgtccatgaggcacatcgagtacgcggcaaaggacgctTATGCTGCGTACGAGATATGGAGCCGCCTCACCATCATCCAGGAAGGGCTCTGCCGGGCAAAActcgagaaggagcagcccaagaagCGCGCTAGGTCCTAG